A single window of Chloracidobacterium thermophilum B DNA harbors:
- the thiC gene encoding phosphomethylpyrimidine synthase ThiC, which produces MRGEYQTLRMLACAGKITEEMIAVAEDERLDPEFIRQGLADGTIVIPKNIRHHFRPIGIGKGLRTKVNANIGASGYHQLLEEEIAKLHAAVQYGADSVMDLSTGTDLDLIRETLIRESPLMLGTVPIYQVAAEGSILKMDPEELFAVIEKQAQQGVDYMTVHCGVTKETVRKLRQHQRIEGIVSRGGALLAAYIEATGNENPLYEQFDRLCDIFARYDVTFSLGDGLRPGATSDASDRGQLAELLVLGELVARAREKGCQVMVEGPGHVPLDQIVANVQLQKRVCDGAPFYVLGPLTCDVAPGYDHITGAIGGAIAAAAGTDMLCYVTPAEHLRLPDRQDVIEGVIATRIAAHSGDLVKGVKGAKAWNDQMSRYRKQLDWDGMFRLAMDPEKARRYKEESEAANAKVCSMCGSLCSINIDNAAIGKFSGQKPDTSEKFLTPRPAAAVAGRD; this is translated from the coding sequence GTGCGTGGTGAATACCAGACACTTCGTATGCTGGCCTGTGCTGGCAAGATCACTGAGGAGATGATCGCCGTCGCCGAGGACGAGCGGCTCGACCCGGAATTCATCCGGCAGGGGCTGGCCGACGGCACCATCGTCATCCCTAAAAACATTCGTCACCACTTTCGTCCAATCGGCATTGGCAAGGGACTCCGCACGAAGGTCAATGCCAACATTGGCGCGTCGGGCTACCACCAACTGCTCGAAGAGGAAATCGCCAAGCTGCACGCCGCCGTGCAGTACGGGGCCGACAGCGTCATGGACCTCTCGACCGGGACGGATTTGGACCTGATCCGTGAAACGCTCATCCGGGAAAGCCCGCTCATGCTGGGCACGGTGCCCATTTACCAGGTCGCTGCAGAGGGTTCGATTCTGAAAATGGACCCGGAAGAGTTGTTTGCCGTCATCGAGAAGCAGGCGCAGCAGGGCGTGGATTACATGACCGTCCACTGCGGGGTGACGAAGGAAACAGTCCGAAAACTGCGCCAGCACCAGCGCATCGAGGGAATTGTCAGCCGGGGCGGGGCACTGCTGGCGGCCTACATTGAAGCCACCGGCAATGAAAATCCGCTCTATGAACAGTTTGACCGCCTGTGCGACATCTTTGCCCGCTACGACGTGACCTTTTCGCTGGGCGACGGTCTGCGTCCGGGTGCGACAAGTGATGCCAGCGACCGGGGACAGTTGGCCGAGTTGCTGGTTTTGGGCGAACTTGTGGCGCGCGCGCGGGAGAAGGGTTGCCAGGTGATGGTGGAAGGCCCGGGCCACGTGCCGCTCGACCAGATCGTGGCCAACGTACAGCTTCAGAAGCGCGTCTGTGACGGAGCGCCGTTTTATGTGCTGGGGCCGCTGACCTGCGATGTTGCGCCCGGTTACGACCACATCACGGGCGCTATCGGCGGTGCGATTGCTGCCGCTGCCGGCACGGACATGCTGTGCTACGTCACTCCGGCCGAGCACCTGCGGCTGCCCGACCGGCAGGATGTCATTGAAGGCGTGATCGCAACGCGCATTGCCGCTCACTCCGGGGATTTGGTGAAGGGCGTCAAGGGGGCCAAGGCCTGGAACGATCAGATGTCCCGCTACCGCAAGCAGCTCGACTGGGACGGAATGTTCCGGTTGGCGATGGATCCCGAAAAGGCGCGGCGCTACAAGGAAGAATCCGAAGCCGCCAATGCCAAGGTCTGCTCGATGTGTGGCAGCCTCTGCTCCATCAACATTGACAACGCGGCCATCGGGAAGTTTTCCGGGCAGAAGCCGGATACCTCAGAGAAGTTTCTGACCCCGCGCCCGGCAGCCGCCGTGGCCGGTAGGGACTGA
- a CDS encoding OPT family oligopeptide transporter, which translates to MSTQVESPAATHFQPFVASEAVLPEFTLRSVLVGVILGIVFGASSVYLALKVGLTVSASIPIAVLSITIFRALGKSSILENNMTQTIGSAGESVAAGVVFTVPALLLMGYALDLSRTTLTALTGGWLGVLLMIPLRRALIVKEHGKLTYPEGTACAEVLIVGEKGGSQARLVFGGFGLALLYKFLMSGLHLWKEYPEKALGKALPGATLSAEVSPELMGVGYIIGPRVAGIMLAGGALSYLVLIPTIVFFGSGLSEPLFPAAKLIRDMSPSDVRTNFVLYIGAGAVATGGIISLVRSLPMILSAFRAGVGGFKAAAATAVVRTENDLPMNFVLGGAGLLWIILSTVIYFTAGELGFSLLAAAMIIAFGFFFVTVSSRITGEIGSSSNPISGMTVATILLTCLIFLAIGKVGIEARVVALSVGAVVCIAAAIGGATSQDLKTGFLVGATPRQQQIGLVIGVTTSALAIGWVLSFLNDSNTIYFPKEAPGYTATATENRTVTLAGKTYRIHNVTEPAAGLLPGRYLINDAGQIRFIIDPGVGGIETRQLVETTGPIQGTDTGRTLRGLDDQTYRVVQVATSPEVVVEYLVDEQGQAHYRLDRRDLPYSAPKASLMKLIIDGILTQKLPWGLVLLGMFISITMELCGVAALPFAVGLYLPFSTSAAIFVGGFIRWLVDRQTGGAVSEAEAEAGSGVLFSSGLIAGGSIGGLLLAALTVVAGGFLTTLNVAEHFPALEHGAFADAWAVAVFLLLGIGLYRVARSSPVGTKS; encoded by the coding sequence ATGTCCACCCAAGTTGAGTCACCGGCGGCGACGCACTTCCAGCCCTTTGTGGCCAGCGAAGCCGTCCTGCCGGAATTTACCCTGCGCAGCGTCCTCGTCGGCGTCATTCTGGGGATCGTCTTCGGGGCGTCTTCCGTTTATCTGGCGCTCAAGGTCGGTCTGACGGTATCGGCCTCGATTCCGATTGCCGTCCTTTCCATCACGATTTTCCGGGCGCTGGGCAAAAGTTCCATTCTCGAAAACAACATGACGCAGACGATTGGCTCGGCCGGCGAATCGGTCGCGGCGGGCGTCGTCTTTACCGTGCCGGCGCTGTTGCTGATGGGCTATGCACTCGATCTGTCGCGCACGACCCTGACGGCGCTGACCGGCGGTTGGTTGGGCGTCCTGCTGATGATTCCCCTCCGGCGGGCGCTCATCGTCAAGGAACACGGCAAGCTGACCTATCCCGAAGGCACGGCCTGCGCCGAAGTGCTCATCGTCGGCGAAAAGGGCGGTAGCCAGGCCAGGCTCGTCTTTGGAGGCTTCGGGCTGGCGCTGCTGTACAAGTTCCTGATGTCCGGGCTGCACCTGTGGAAAGAGTATCCCGAAAAGGCCTTGGGCAAGGCGCTGCCCGGCGCGACGCTCAGCGCCGAAGTGTCGCCGGAACTGATGGGCGTCGGCTACATCATCGGGCCGCGGGTGGCCGGGATTATGCTGGCCGGCGGTGCGTTGTCGTATCTGGTGCTCATCCCGACGATTGTCTTTTTCGGCAGCGGCCTTAGTGAACCACTGTTCCCGGCAGCAAAGCTCATCCGGGACATGTCGCCCAGCGATGTGCGGACCAACTTCGTGCTTTACATCGGGGCCGGCGCAGTCGCCACCGGCGGCATCATCAGCCTGGTACGCTCCCTGCCGATGATCCTGTCCGCCTTCCGCGCCGGCGTGGGGGGCTTCAAGGCCGCCGCCGCGACGGCCGTAGTGCGGACCGAAAACGACCTGCCGATGAACTTCGTTCTGGGCGGCGCCGGGCTGCTGTGGATCATTCTCAGCACCGTCATTTACTTCACGGCGGGCGAGCTTGGGTTCAGCCTGCTGGCAGCGGCGATGATCATCGCCTTTGGCTTTTTCTTCGTCACTGTGTCGTCCCGGATTACGGGCGAAATCGGCTCTTCCTCGAATCCGATTTCCGGCATGACGGTCGCCACAATCCTGCTGACCTGCCTTATCTTTCTGGCGATTGGGAAAGTCGGGATCGAAGCGCGGGTCGTGGCGCTCTCGGTCGGCGCGGTGGTGTGTATTGCAGCGGCCATTGGCGGGGCAACGTCGCAGGATTTGAAAACGGGCTTTCTGGTTGGGGCTACGCCACGGCAGCAGCAAATCGGACTGGTCATCGGTGTGACCACCTCAGCGCTGGCCATCGGCTGGGTGCTTTCGTTTCTGAACGACTCGAACACGATTTACTTCCCCAAGGAAGCACCGGGCTACACGGCTACAGCGACCGAGAACCGTACCGTGACGCTCGCCGGAAAAACCTACCGCATTCACAACGTGACCGAACCGGCGGCGGGACTGCTTCCCGGACGCTACCTCATCAACGACGCCGGACAGATTCGGTTCATCATTGATCCGGGCGTGGGCGGGATTGAAACCAGACAGCTCGTTGAAACGACCGGGCCCATACAGGGCACAGACACCGGCCGGACCCTGCGCGGCCTCGATGACCAGACCTACCGTGTCGTGCAGGTGGCCACGTCGCCGGAAGTGGTCGTGGAATATCTCGTGGACGAGCAGGGACAGGCCCACTACCGGCTTGACCGGCGCGACCTGCCCTACTCCGCCCCCAAAGCCAGCCTCATGAAGCTCATCATTGACGGCATTCTGACCCAGAAACTCCCGTGGGGACTGGTGCTGCTGGGCATGTTTATTTCCATCACCATGGAGTTGTGCGGCGTGGCGGCGTTGCCGTTTGCGGTCGGACTGTACCTGCCGTTTTCGACTTCGGCGGCAATTTTCGTCGGAGGCTTCATCCGCTGGCTGGTTGACCGTCAAACGGGCGGCGCGGTTTCTGAAGCGGAAGCGGAGGCCGGGAGTGGCGTTCTGTTCAGTTCGGGACTCATCGCTGGCGGCTCGATTGGAGGCCTGCTGCTGGCCGCCCTGACGGTTGTCGCTGGCGGATTTCTGACCACGCTCAACGTGGCCGAACACTTCCCGGCGCTCGAACACGGTGCCTTTGCCGACGCCTGGGCTGTCGCGGTGTTTCTGCTGCTGGGTATTGGCCTTTATCGAGTTGCACGTTCGTCTCCGGTTGGAACGAAATCATGA
- a CDS encoding M20/M25/M40 family metallo-hydrolase has protein sequence MKTLRLGVAGWWLLWLVIQIGMPVRATETVSVPAEVRAILARIQPATLRAHTELLSDDLFEGRAPGTRGGLLTAKYIAAQFQTYGLEPLGGSYFQNVPIVNLRAIPTTMTFRAASGATVELAYGTEFTAQSGECLPEVRFDDVPVVFAGYGIVAPEYDWNDYKDVDVRGKIVMLLVNDPGLHNPSIFQGRTLTYYGRWTYKYEEAARQGARGVLLIHTTESATYPWQVVQSSNTGTRSELVRDANSPPVVALKSWITDDAAVRIAQLGGKRLATLIEQAERRDFRPVPLDTTLSLHLKSEVSTLESPNVVGWLPGRDEKLRDECVVVTAHYDHFGVKEDPASGQRLIYRGALDNASGVAALLAMAEALGKSDWRPRRSVLFLSVTAEEQGLLGAQYYCEHPLIPLEKTAANINLDEVNVFGRTRDFVPLGAERSTLGKTIDALAKLEGLVMKPDPFPQNGSFFRSDHFCFAKAGVPCLSLNFGVEVEGKPEGWGKQRFDTYVRRDYHQPTDTIQEDWDFRGAAQHAQFALLIVATVADDPAMPDWLPGEAFQRKKT, from the coding sequence ATGAAAACGCTGCGCCTGGGCGTTGCGGGCTGGTGGCTGCTGTGGCTGGTCATCCAGATTGGCATGCCGGTCAGGGCAACGGAAACCGTCTCCGTCCCGGCCGAAGTCCGCGCCATTTTGGCCCGGATTCAACCGGCCACCTTGCGCGCCCACACTGAACTGCTTTCCGATGATCTGTTTGAAGGCCGCGCCCCTGGCACGCGCGGCGGACTCCTTACGGCGAAGTACATCGCCGCCCAGTTCCAGACCTACGGGCTGGAGCCGCTTGGCGGCTCGTATTTCCAGAACGTGCCTATTGTCAATCTGCGCGCCATCCCAACCACGATGACCTTTCGCGCAGCGTCCGGGGCAACCGTCGAACTGGCGTATGGGACGGAGTTCACGGCGCAATCCGGTGAGTGCCTGCCTGAAGTCCGGTTCGATGATGTTCCGGTTGTCTTTGCCGGCTACGGCATCGTCGCACCGGAATATGACTGGAACGACTACAAGGACGTGGACGTGCGCGGCAAGATCGTCATGCTGCTGGTCAACGATCCGGGACTGCACAACCCGTCCATTTTTCAGGGGCGGACGCTGACCTACTACGGGCGTTGGACGTACAAGTACGAGGAAGCCGCCCGCCAGGGCGCGCGCGGGGTGCTGCTCATTCACACGACCGAGAGCGCCACCTATCCGTGGCAGGTGGTCCAAAGCTCCAACACCGGCACGCGGTCGGAACTCGTCCGGGATGCCAACTCCCCGCCGGTCGTGGCCTTGAAATCGTGGATTACCGATGATGCAGCCGTGCGGATTGCCCAGCTCGGCGGCAAGCGGCTGGCCACGCTCATCGAGCAGGCCGAACGGCGGGACTTCCGCCCGGTGCCGCTCGACACGACCCTTTCGCTGCACCTGAAAAGTGAAGTGTCCACACTTGAGTCACCGAATGTCGTCGGGTGGCTGCCAGGGCGTGACGAGAAGTTGCGCGATGAATGTGTTGTCGTCACGGCGCACTACGACCACTTTGGCGTCAAGGAAGACCCGGCTTCCGGGCAACGGCTGATTTACCGTGGCGCGCTGGACAATGCTTCGGGCGTGGCAGCTCTGCTGGCGATGGCCGAGGCGTTGGGGAAATCAGACTGGCGTCCGCGCCGATCAGTGCTGTTTTTGTCGGTCACGGCCGAAGAACAGGGCCTGCTGGGGGCGCAGTATTACTGCGAACACCCCCTCATTCCCCTCGAAAAAACGGCAGCCAACATCAACCTCGACGAAGTCAATGTCTTTGGGCGCACCCGCGATTTCGTTCCGCTGGGGGCGGAGCGTTCGACGCTTGGCAAAACCATTGACGCGCTGGCCAAACTGGAGGGGCTGGTGATGAAGCCGGACCCGTTCCCCCAGAACGGCTCATTTTTCCGCTCTGACCACTTCTGCTTTGCCAAGGCCGGTGTACCGTGTCTGTCGCTCAACTTTGGCGTCGAAGTCGAAGGCAAACCGGAAGGCTGGGGCAAACAGCGGTTTGACACCTACGTGCGCCGCGACTACCACCAACCCACGGACACCATTCAGGAAGACTGGGACTTTCGGGGGGCGGCCCAGCATGCGCAGTTTGCCCTGCTCATCGTGGCCACCGTTGCCGATGACCCGGCGATGCCCGACTGGCTTCCCGGCGAGGCCTTCCAACGCAAGAAGACCTGA
- a CDS encoding DJ-1 family glyoxalase III — translation MPKVLVPLAVGFEEMEAVIVVDVLRRAGITVVTASLTDHPTVTGSHDIPLVAETTLDAVVEDHFDAVVLPGGLPGATNLRDDARVARLVQRTAEQDGWVAAICAAPLALASFGVLRGKRFTSHPSVREPLQAAGGEYVEQRVVVDGRTVTSRSPGTAFEFALELVAHLVDEATAQRLSQAMLVSPSTSGV, via the coding sequence ATGCCGAAAGTTCTGGTTCCCCTCGCGGTAGGCTTTGAGGAAATGGAAGCGGTCATCGTCGTGGATGTCCTGCGCCGGGCCGGGATCACCGTGGTGACGGCTTCCCTGACTGACCATCCGACCGTCACCGGCTCGCATGACATCCCCCTGGTGGCCGAGACGACCCTGGACGCCGTGGTGGAAGACCACTTCGACGCTGTCGTTCTCCCCGGCGGGCTGCCGGGCGCGACCAACCTGCGGGATGATGCGCGGGTGGCGCGGCTCGTCCAGCGTACGGCGGAGCAGGATGGCTGGGTTGCGGCCATTTGTGCCGCGCCGCTGGCGTTGGCTTCCTTCGGCGTTCTGCGCGGCAAGCGCTTCACGTCGCATCCCAGCGTACGCGAACCGTTGCAGGCAGCCGGCGGCGAGTATGTTGAGCAGCGGGTCGTAGTGGACGGCCGGACGGTGACGAGTCGCAGTCCCGGCACGGCCTTTGAGTTTGCCCTTGAACTGGTGGCGCACCTGGTGGATGAAGCCACGGCGCAGCGGCTTTCCCAAGCGATGCTTGTGTCGCCGTCCACATCTGGAGTTTGA
- the nth gene encoding endonuclease III: MQPSKPKPISANSVNDDLAAQRRRMQTVIRRLRRAYPDARCSLNYRTPLELLVATILSAQCTDERVNLVTRELFQKYRTAADYARADLETLQEDIRSTGFYRNKAKALQGMGQRLVERFGGEVPRTMEDLLTLPGVARKTANVVLGNAFGQAPGVVVDTHVTRLARRLGFSAAPTPEKIERDLMAIVPRQHYVMLPHWFIFHGRAVCRARNPQCQSCILADLCPSAGQV; encoded by the coding sequence ATGCAACCATCAAAGCCAAAACCCATATCCGCCAACTCGGTCAATGACGACCTGGCAGCCCAGCGCCGCCGGATGCAGACGGTCATCCGGCGTTTGCGCCGCGCTTATCCCGATGCCCGTTGCTCGCTCAACTACCGCACGCCGCTGGAACTGCTTGTCGCCACGATTCTTTCCGCCCAGTGTACGGATGAGCGGGTCAACCTCGTCACCAGGGAACTGTTCCAGAAATACCGTACGGCGGCGGACTATGCCCGGGCCGACCTGGAAACCCTGCAGGAAGACATTCGCTCAACCGGCTTTTACCGTAACAAAGCCAAGGCGTTGCAGGGCATGGGGCAGCGGCTTGTCGAGCGCTTCGGCGGGGAAGTGCCGCGTACCATGGAAGACCTGCTGACGCTGCCCGGTGTGGCCCGCAAAACGGCCAACGTCGTTTTGGGCAATGCCTTCGGGCAAGCGCCGGGCGTGGTGGTGGATACGCATGTCACCCGGCTGGCAAGGCGCCTGGGGTTTTCCGCCGCGCCGACGCCCGAAAAAATTGAGCGCGATCTGATGGCCATCGTGCCGCGACAGCACTACGTCATGCTGCCGCACTGGTTCATTTTTCACGGGCGCGCCGTCTGCCGCGCGCGGAATCCGCAGTGTCAGTCCTGTATCCTGGCCGATCTTTGTCCCTCAGCCGGACAGGTCTGA
- a CDS encoding serine/threonine-protein kinase, with product MQPGDTLGPYTLVRLLGRGAFGQVWLAERRTALAVTRVALKIPLADDVDLDAIRKEASIWAQASGHPNVLPIIEADIYDGQVVIVSEYAPDGSLVDWLVRKGGVVSLPEAAKMVDGILAGLEHLHARQIVHRDLKPANVLLQGETPRLADFGIARVVRATSHTGHIAGTPAYMPPEAFDGVRTEQGDLWAAGVVFQQLITGRLPFPQADLPSLMAAILTREPAPLPADFPPAVRSFLATALCKDPAHRFATATAMRRALAQAVAASAPVGAWGASPATAPARPATDSRAAAVTVPAASVPAPVSTPAGAAPSAIPATPTADTLPLPPDRAAGLGPAASAALGSHNKNRLDSETPGTESRGNQGRESQGRESQGWWWIAAGVAVTLLLGATLFLALLVYFQGQAFRS from the coding sequence ATGCAGCCTGGTGACACGCTGGGGCCATACACTCTTGTCCGCCTGCTCGGACGGGGCGCTTTTGGGCAGGTCTGGCTGGCGGAACGGCGCACGGCGCTGGCCGTGACGCGCGTGGCCCTCAAAATTCCGCTGGCAGACGATGTGGACCTCGATGCCATCCGCAAGGAGGCGTCCATCTGGGCCCAGGCCAGCGGCCATCCCAACGTGCTGCCCATCATCGAGGCCGATATTTACGACGGCCAGGTGGTCATCGTCAGCGAGTACGCCCCGGACGGTTCGCTGGTGGACTGGCTGGTGCGGAAGGGCGGTGTCGTCAGCCTGCCGGAAGCCGCCAAAATGGTGGATGGGATTCTCGCCGGGCTGGAGCACCTGCATGCGCGCCAGATCGTTCACCGCGACCTGAAGCCGGCCAACGTGCTGCTGCAAGGGGAAACGCCCCGGCTGGCGGACTTTGGCATTGCGCGGGTGGTGCGTGCCACCTCCCACACGGGACACATTGCCGGCACACCGGCTTACATGCCGCCGGAGGCCTTCGACGGCGTACGTACCGAGCAGGGCGATCTGTGGGCCGCCGGCGTGGTTTTCCAGCAGCTCATCACCGGCAGGTTGCCGTTTCCACAGGCCGACCTGCCCTCTCTGATGGCGGCTATTCTCACCCGCGAGCCGGCACCGCTTCCGGCTGATTTTCCGCCTGCTGTGCGGTCATTTCTGGCGACGGCGCTGTGCAAGGACCCGGCGCACCGTTTTGCCACAGCCACGGCGATGCGGCGGGCGTTGGCGCAGGCCGTTGCGGCGTCAGCCCCGGTCGGGGCCTGGGGGGCGTCCCCGGCGACAGCGCCGGCGCGTCCGGCCACCGACAGCCGGGCGGCCGCTGTCACCGTACCGGCGGCATCCGTTCCGGCGCCGGTTTCGACGCCGGCCGGGGCTGCTCCGTCTGCAATCCCGGCCACCCCGACCGCCGATACGCTGCCGCTGCCGCCGGACCGCGCTGCCGGCCTCGGCCCGGCAGCTTCCGCTGCCTTGGGCAGCCACAACAAAAACCGTCTGGACAGCGAGACCCCCGGCACAGAGAGCCGGGGCAACCAGGGCCGGGAAAGCCAGGGCCGGGAAAGTCAGGGTTGGTGGTGGATTGCGGCTGGTGTTGCCGTAACCCTGCTGTTGGGGGCGACATTGTTTCTGGCCCTGCTGGTCTATTTTCAGGGCCAGGCTTTCCGCTCCTAG
- a CDS encoding YARHG domain-containing protein, whose amino-acid sequence MEPAPSPALPTRSDTPALDTPAEPAAEPPAPPTSLEPGSEGFYVIAFSAKTAEAAEARKQSYLKAGLQPFVVKTDDWTNFEPGFYIVALGIYPTEAEAKAVASLAKEKGISAYTKASGPPRQPEAAGPDAPNPDDVPGDFPEASLRDLTDDDLRDLTAEELRLMRNEILARHGYRFSDPELAAHFGAQPWYHPTDGNAEDKLTAVERRNIERIRQAEKQARAAERTPRD is encoded by the coding sequence GTGGAACCGGCACCATCCCCGGCGCTCCCCACAAGGTCAGATACTCCGGCATTGGATACCCCGGCTGAACCTGCTGCCGAGCCACCCGCGCCGCCGACCTCCCTCGAACCGGGTTCGGAAGGGTTTTACGTCATTGCCTTCTCGGCCAAAACGGCCGAGGCTGCCGAAGCCAGAAAACAGTCCTATCTCAAGGCCGGCTTGCAGCCCTTTGTCGTCAAAACGGACGACTGGACGAACTTCGAGCCGGGCTTTTACATCGTGGCGCTGGGGATTTACCCCACGGAAGCTGAGGCAAAGGCTGTCGCGTCACTGGCAAAGGAAAAGGGAATCAGTGCCTATACCAAAGCCTCCGGCCCGCCCCGCCAGCCCGAAGCTGCCGGCCCGGACGCCCCGAACCCGGATGACGTACCGGGGGATTTCCCGGAGGCTTCGCTGCGCGATCTCACCGATGATGACCTGCGCGACCTGACTGCAGAAGAGCTGCGTCTGATGCGCAACGAGATACTGGCGCGGCATGGCTATCGTTTTTCCGACCCGGAGTTGGCTGCGCACTTTGGCGCGCAGCCGTGGTACCATCCGACCGACGGCAATGCCGAAGACAAGCTGACCGCCGTTGAGCGCCGCAATATCGAGCGGATTCGGCAGGCTGAAAAACAGGCCAGAGCGGCTGAACGAACCCCCAGGGATTGA
- a CDS encoding SpoVR family protein, with product MDKEFAALEEALERIWEIARGFGLDPFPVNFEIVPATVMYEIGSYALPGRFSHWTFGKAYHRMKTMYDFGLSRIYEVVINTNPAYGFLLETNSPLQNKLVMAHVLGHVDFFKHNAYFAHTNRRMVDEVNLHAARIEEYEFKYGRKTVEAFLDAVLSIEEHIDPNFFIRKERDLPPPPEKKSTSGRENPFEDILRLGEKPAGETAPPPKRKPGELVYPEKDLVWFIANYSPVLEEWQRDVMMMIHDEMLYFVPQMQTKIMNEGWASYWHARIMRELCEGTDEFVEFAELHASVVSPHKGQLNPYYLGYKIFEDIERRWDNPTAEEREAYGRPGGQGREKIFEVREVESDVSFLRNYLTEELVEELDLYVYELVDDEEWTITEKRWERVRDQLVANMTNFGFPYIEVTDGDYNRNRELYLTHRFEGVELDLKYARKVLEYIYTLWGRPVHLETRADNEPLVLHYDGSSHDED from the coding sequence GTGGACAAGGAATTCGCTGCTCTCGAAGAAGCTCTCGAACGTATCTGGGAAATCGCCCGTGGGTTTGGTCTCGACCCGTTTCCGGTGAACTTTGAGATCGTACCGGCAACGGTGATGTACGAGATTGGCTCGTATGCACTGCCGGGCCGTTTCTCCCACTGGACGTTCGGCAAGGCTTACCACCGGATGAAAACGATGTACGACTTCGGGCTGTCGCGCATTTATGAAGTCGTCATCAACACGAACCCGGCCTATGGCTTCCTGCTTGAAACCAACTCACCGCTCCAGAACAAGCTCGTGATGGCGCATGTGCTGGGGCATGTCGATTTCTTCAAGCACAACGCCTACTTTGCCCACACCAACCGGCGGATGGTGGATGAAGTCAACCTGCATGCGGCGCGTATTGAGGAGTATGAGTTCAAGTACGGCCGCAAGACCGTCGAGGCTTTTCTGGATGCCGTGCTCTCCATCGAGGAGCACATAGACCCCAACTTTTTCATTCGCAAGGAACGTGACCTGCCCCCGCCGCCGGAGAAAAAAAGCACCAGCGGCCGGGAAAATCCCTTTGAGGACATCCTGCGGTTGGGCGAGAAGCCGGCCGGCGAGACGGCACCGCCGCCGAAACGCAAGCCGGGCGAGCTGGTCTATCCCGAAAAAGACCTCGTCTGGTTCATTGCCAACTATTCCCCTGTGCTCGAAGAATGGCAGCGCGACGTGATGATGATGATTCACGACGAAATGCTCTATTTCGTGCCGCAGATGCAGACGAAAATCATGAACGAAGGCTGGGCCAGCTATTGGCATGCCCGCATCATGCGCGAACTGTGCGAGGGCACAGATGAATTCGTTGAGTTTGCCGAACTGCACGCTTCGGTCGTCTCACCCCACAAGGGGCAGCTCAATCCCTACTATCTGGGCTACAAAATCTTTGAAGACATCGAGCGCCGCTGGGACAACCCGACGGCCGAGGAACGGGAAGCCTACGGCCGTCCCGGTGGGCAGGGGCGCGAAAAAATCTTCGAGGTGCGGGAAGTGGAAAGTGACGTGTCCTTCCTGCGTAACTACCTGACGGAAGAGCTGGTCGAAGAACTCGATCTTTATGTCTATGAACTCGTGGATGACGAGGAGTGGACGATCACGGAAAAACGCTGGGAGCGCGTCCGTGACCAGTTGGTGGCCAATATGACCAACTTCGGCTTCCCGTACATCGAAGTTACGGATGGGGATTACAACCGAAACCGCGAGTTGTACCTGACCCATCGGTTTGAGGGGGTGGAACTGGACCTCAAATACGCGCGCAAGGTGCTGGAATACATCTACACCCTGTGGGGGCGGCCGGTGCACCTGGAAACCCGCGCGGACAATGAGCCACTCGTCCTGCACTATGACGGAAGCAGCCACGACGAAGACTAG
- a CDS encoding RDD family protein — MSKWLVKIQGYEYETNIDELKQWVIEGRVLPEDMIFRQGLGWRIAKEVPALREAFEEQRKRPPSQKETSSPPSLYQPVTYQSFQAEQYTLPTLSQRFRGFLLDQLSYGLFAFPGFLLLYVQAGTAKLQGLTLEEAITSSPYILMAIGFLISLGLNVYSTCTYGRTPGKFLAGTVVLDKESKTFLSYEKSVIRELLRVSIFVALFASGGRLFWHVLVLQAILGGWLVFSPERRQLYDLLLGVNVYDISEKAEKSQEAEEAPLGRLQTALRLIQLAWRLWRD; from the coding sequence ATGAGCAAGTGGCTGGTCAAAATTCAGGGATACGAATATGAAACGAACATTGACGAGCTGAAGCAGTGGGTTATTGAAGGTAGGGTCTTACCGGAAGACATGATTTTCCGGCAGGGATTGGGCTGGAGGATAGCAAAGGAAGTGCCGGCCCTTCGGGAAGCTTTCGAGGAACAAAGAAAAAGGCCTCCATCACAAAAGGAAACATCGTCCCCTCCATCTCTCTATCAACCAGTTACCTATCAAAGCTTTCAAGCAGAGCAATACACACTCCCTACTCTTAGCCAAAGATTCCGTGGTTTCTTGTTAGATCAACTTTCTTATGGATTGTTCGCTTTTCCAGGTTTCCTACTACTCTACGTACAGGCAGGCACAGCAAAGTTACAAGGCCTTACTTTAGAAGAAGCCATAACATCATCTCCTTATATTCTCATGGCTATTGGCTTTCTTATTAGCCTCGGACTGAATGTTTACTCAACATGTACTTACGGTAGAACGCCCGGCAAGTTTTTAGCAGGAACAGTTGTCCTTGATAAAGAGAGTAAAACTTTCCTCAGTTATGAAAAATCTGTAATTCGTGAATTGTTGAGGGTGTCTATTTTCGTTGCGCTTTTCGCCAGCGGGGGCCGCCTTTTTTGGCACGTCCTCGTCCTTCAGGCAATACTTGGCGGCTGGTTGGTTTTTAGCCCAGAACGCAGACAGTTGTATGATTTGCTCCTTGGAGTAAATGTTTATGACATCTCGGAAAAAGCTGAAAAATCACAGGAAGCAGAAGAAGCTCCGTTAGGTCGCCTGCAGACAGCTTTGAGACTTATACAGTTAGCTTGGAGACTTTGGAGGGACTAG